GATAATCGAATGTTTGGGGCTATCAACAATATGCTTTTGGATATGTTGGCCGCCGTGGCGAGACGCGATTACGAACAACGTAAAATACGTCAAAAGCAAGGTATTGAAAAAGCAAAGCTTGCGGGTAAATATCGAGGCAGGACGATCAATAAAGAGCGACATGATGCAATTAACAACCTTTTAAAAAGTGGTTGCTCATGGAGCAAAATACAAAAGACCCTAGGTTGCAGTCGAGGAACAATAAGTCGGGCTATCAAATTGGCGAGTGGCGAAATCACGATTGTAAGCGATGTgaatcaagagaaaaaaaacgaTGAATTTAGCATTGAAGGTTGGTAATAATTTTCTGAGAGAAGCCTAAACCAAACACCTGCAAATTCTAAAACTCATTTACtcatgataaatttatttactcATTTGTGTTTTTGTGTATAGTTAAACTCAAATAAGTAAACACTCAAATGAGGTTTATACATGAAAATTATCGCGTTTCTCAACCCTAAAGGGGGTTCTGGTAAAACGACTGCGGCGATCAACGTCAGTAGCTGCCTTACCGGTTCGGGTAAGAAAATTGCAGTTGTAGATACAGACCCGCAGATGAGCCTGACTAACTGGAATAAAGCAGAGAAAGCAGAATTCGATGTTTACACCGCAGCATCAGAGAAAGACGTTTACCAAGTAAGAAAGGATCTTGCTGAATATGACTTTGTCATTATTGATGGTGCCGGTTCTCTGTCAGTTATTACTTCAGCAGCCGTGATGGTCTGCGATCTTATTATCATCCCGGTAACCCCCAGCCCTCTGGATTTTTCCGCTGCCGGTTCTGTAGTCACTGTGCTGGAAGCCCAAGCTTATAATCGTCCGGTAGAAGCTCGATTCCTCATCACACGTAAAATTGAACAAGCCACCATGCTTAATGTCTTGAAAGATAGCATTGCTCAGACGGGTATTAAGCC
The sequence above is drawn from the Vigna radiata var. radiata cultivar VC1973A unplaced genomic scaffold, Vradiata_ver6 scaffold_1449, whole genome shotgun sequence genome and encodes:
- the LOC106755514 gene encoding uncharacterized protein LOC106755514, which gives rise to MKIIAFLNPKGGSGKTTAAINVSSCLTGSGKKIAVVDTDPQMSLTNWNKAEKAEFDVYTAASEKDVYQVRKDLAEYDFVIIDGAGSLSVITSAAVMVCDLIIIPVTPSPLDFSAAGSVVTVLEAQAYNRPVEARFLITRKIEQATMLNVLKDSIAQTGIKPFKTAITQRQSYVKSVMEGESVFDTNDGAAKGEIAILTREILELFE